From a single Sorghum bicolor cultivar BTx623 chromosome 5, Sorghum_bicolor_NCBIv3, whole genome shotgun sequence genomic region:
- the LOC8058543 gene encoding CEN-like protein 2, producing MSRSVESLIVGRVIGEVLDSFSPCVKMVVTYNSNKLVFNGHEIYPSAVVSKPRVEVQGGDLRSFFTLVMTDPDVPGPSDPYLREHLHWIVTDIPGTTDASFGREVISYESPRPSIGIHRFIFVLFKQKRRQTVAMPSSRDHFITRQFAEENDLGLPVAAVYFNAQRETAARRR from the exons ATGTCTAGATCTGTGGAGTCTCTCATAGTTGGTCGGGTGATTGGAGAAGTTCTCGACTCCTTTAGCCCATGTGTGAAGATGGTAGTGACCTACAACTCAAACAAGCTTGTCTTCAATGGCCATGAGATCTACCCATCAGCAGTTGTATCCAAACCAAGAGTAGAGGTTCAAGGGGGTGACTTGCGGTCTTTCTTCACATTG GTTATGACAGACCCAGATGTTCCAGGGCCAAGTGATCCATATCTAAGGGAGCACCTTCACTG GATCGTGACTGATATACCTGGGACAACAGATGCCTCATTCG GGCGAGAAGTTATAAGCTATGAGAGCCCAAGACCTAGCATTGGTATCCACAGGTTCATTTTTGTTCTCTTCAAGCAGAAGCGCAGGCAAACTGTAGCTATGCCATCCTCCAGGGACCATTTCATCACACGACAGTTTGCTGAGGAAAATGATCTTGGACTCCCTGTAGCTGCTGTCTACTTCAACGCTCAGAGAGAAACTGCTGCTAGGAGGCGCTGA